CATGAGATTTTTCTCCTCCATggtgcatctctctctctctctctctctctctctcactctctcattgCTATTCAGCTCACTCTTGATTTTCAGAGACCCTTTTTTTTCCACGTTTATTACCGGTATGAGGCTCATCCATTACGGCCTGGTTAATGCCCCCACATGTTCTCGCCATGCTTATCTGTTTATGTTATGATGTATGTCATAATTGGCGTGTCTTAGAGTAACTGGAGAGCGTAATTCCACCTTTGTGGATCAATAAAAAGTGTCCTATTATGCTCCATTCAGCTTCATTAAAGAGCATATGCCGCATCCCACTGCCGCTCGCCTTTCCAAATTAATGGGCAGGGTGGGCCAATTAAAGTTGGGATCTCTATGGGCGTGCTGATTAGGATATTTAGGGTGTGAATTTCAATGAGTGCCTTCCAAACATTCACACAGTTCTCCCTCAGGGAGCGCtagagattttgtgtgtgtttgtgtctgagtgTGCGCAGAGtacgcgtgcgtgtgtgtgagtgtgggcaAGCATGTGTGAGATACATAATTACACCTCATAAATTACCCTTGAACTGCATTTTACTCTGctgtaattttttataaaatctcTGTTAAAGGTCTGCGTCTGGATCAGTGACCAGGGGCTTCTCCTGCgggccaggaggaggaggagggaaaaaaaaactgaaaacagctGATCTCAGAACAGCGGAAATTGGTCCTGACAGCagaattacagagacagagaggcgCAAATGAAGATGTAAGTGTTCTACGTTGATGAACCTGATGTGAGGCGGACATTGAAATGAGACGTTACAGAGCTGTTGATGGTTACACCGTGGATTCCGTGCACTGACTACAAGACGTATTGATGAATTGATCTGGTAAGCTCGTATATCACATAGGGTTAATATAAAGGACAAAAGCACTGCAGGAGGGGGCATTTATCTGAAAGGACACTGTTAATCTCACTGCACTCATGTGCTGCACTGCACCAGGATCAGACTCTCCATCTTATacacaaaggaaacaaaaaaggCAGGGGCTTCAGAATCAATCGCTCTAAATGATCAGAATGGAAAGGGAGGATAATGAACAAGTTCATAATTGAATGGGAAGAAGGGCAGATTAAAAGAGAACTGATGACATGCACATCCTGTTCACGCtgcattaatatttcagtgtCCCTTGATAAGACATTACTGTAAGATATTTTATAAGCAACAAGGATATAATGAAACCTATGCATCATGCCCTTCGGAAATGCTCTCTTGAGAGATAAAAGTGTGGTGGCAAATCGGAAGATAGCAGCAGACTGAAGAGTGAAGAAGATTGAAAACGAGTCCTGTAGCCGCATGAGGTCTTTTTGGGCCCTCCCAGTTTCCcctggtgcacacacactctgtttgCCATTCTTTTATCATGAAGATAAAACAGGGTGAAGCATTTAAAGAGCTGGCTGAGGGGACAGTGATGGGATGAGCGTGCCTCGGTGTAATCGCACAGAAGTTGCCGACGATGGcaaaaagaaagcaaaagatTTTGTATTGCTTTTCTTTCTGCATCTTAGAGTCTTCTCATCCAAGTTCCTTTTTAATTGCAGCCTCATTTTCCTCACCTCTGCTTAGCTCTGGTAAGATCTGCTAAACATGTCAGAAGCGCCCCTTTGTTTCCTGAAGATGCCACCATTAACACAGTTTTCAAATTTGTAGAAGCTTTTTGAATAAAGAAAGTGTGGCTATTTTCCataattatcattttattgTAACCCAGAAATACAAAAGGCATGCAGTTAACTGCGTGAACCTGAGACAATTGGTTCTCAAAAGGCACCCAGTTTCTGTGAAAGTTGGCATATACTCCAGAACTTGGCTGAAACCAGCAAGGCAACGTGTGTATGCCATGGTACTGTTGAGCATCGATGGATATTTAAAGTTTAGCTGCGCTCAACCCATTGGCTGCCTATCTTAAGAAGATCCTGAATACAAGGCTTCAATAAGCTCCCTTGGTAACCTAACGGAATATATTGGATACCAATTTGTGATGCTTCGAGTATCATTTGGGCGTCCCATTACACACCTCACTCATCTGCCATTCAAACGGTTTGTTCTGAGCTGGTCCAAAGTAGGCAATTCCATTTGCATGCAAATTAGCCTCCGCATCTTTCCAAAGGCCCGCCATCTTGGTGGGAGTTGCTGTGCTCCATAGGGAAGGCATATTTACAAATGAAGAGGCGCTGTATTATATTCTATCATATTGAGGTCATGGCATTTGGTATTGGACAATTCTCTGTGGATGGTGGGCTGTGGGAAGAGGGGGATTGTGGGAGCTGAACCATGCGCTGGAGGAGCAAGGGACATCTGCTGAACTGTAATTAATGACCGTATAAGTGTGTCCAGGATGTCTACATTGCAGCGAGTCCTCATTCTGGCATGGAATGCATTCTGACTGGGCCGGCTGGCGGTGCATtagaggaagacgaggaggaggaggatgggtcAGGAATGTCTGCAGGCTTCAGTCCTATTTTCTTTAAAGAGTTCTCATCTTGGACAGAGATTGAGCGTAAGAACGGAGGACGAGGGGCTGAATCCACTTCTGAAGATCcatggagggatggagagaaagagagagagagaacatatCGTCAAAATGACAGTTCACAGAAGAAGAACATCCCTCGGGAGCATCGATTACATGACTCCTACATAAGTTAATTAGGCAAGGAGGGTTGCCACTTTTCatatacttttatactttttcatatttgcagtcTTTCATTCGTTTTCATGAACGAACTGGTCTGCTAAGCAGATGCTCCTATTCCCAGAACTTGACAACCGCAGTGGCCTCGCGCAGTAGCACAGGGCCCTCTGTAGGTGGCAGTAGCGATACGCCACCGCGGGACAAGCAATAACTGCAGGGCTATTACGGAGCGATGGTGCCCATCATGAGGGGAAagtggcaggctgctgctggCCATATTGTGGAAGCTGACAGGGATATTTACTACGGTGGCGCCATATCCCAGGTctgccagcagagggcagtCTAACAAAACCAGGAGCTTCACACAGTTGTGCAAATTCCAAAATTACACTAAAAAACAGCTTCAGCGTTGCCACATTTTACAACGAGTGCGTCGCTGCCTGGATATTTATGGCACTGAGTTCAGGAGGGTGGCTGCGTCGTGCTGTTTACCACCATTTACCATTTCACCACACGGCTTACTCCATATTACACTCTCTCGATCACACCTCGCTCACGGTACACAACAACCTCGCACCGGCTCGGCGTACCTGAGTTGTTGTTGTCCGTGCTCTTCGTTTTTATCCTCCTGTTGGTCTCCTCCTGCTGCTTTCGTTCGAACTCCCTGACTTCCTCCAGGCTCATTCCTGTCGAGGCAAATGAAAAGGCCAGTCTCTCCAGTGTCCGCACCCAGCACCCCTCGCCGCCCCTCACCGCGGCCCGTAAAGCATTTACGAAGCACAGCTACCCGTTCGCGCTGCAGATTTTAACTACGGAACACAAGTAGGACATTAACCAGCGGCAGGCCCCGAGGCGGCGGCTCGTAAGTCTTCATTGTGCAGAGCGCAAGTGCTGCCATGTCGGCCGTGCCTTGCAGGTGCCTTGCAGGAGATGATGTGCGGTTATTACCATGCCACTCGTCCATCCACGCCACAGCCTGTCTGTGCCCCACCAGCAGGATGTCACGAATGTTCTGCAAAGGAGCATCCATGATTGAGAGACTGGAACGGCACTTCTGACTGAGTTTGTAGAATATCTGGCTTTGatgaattgtattattttattaggaGAGGAGATTGCTCCAGCTGGCCCTGGGAGGCTGACATTGATTTCCAATACATTTCCTTATCCTTTTCCGGCAAGTGTGCCATCTCGTTACCCTGATCAAGTGGCAATACGGACTTCCGCCGCACCTTGTGGATGAACTCCTCGGTCCTGGTCTGGAAGCCGTACACCTCGAAGCTGCAGTGGACCCTCTTGTAGGAGCACATGACGGGCTCGGTGCGGTTCCTCCAGCCGGCCGCCAGGGGGCCGCGGGCCGTCTTCTTTGACACCCAGCTGCTGAGGTCCTGCCGAGGTTAAGCGGTTACAGATTACCCGCTGAGTGGGCACAACGCGCCGTGTGTTTGAGCGAATATGATTATGCACGGCTTTCAATATGGGACTTGTGTTTGAGAaggtgtgcgtgcgcgcgtgtgttTAAGGGACGTTTGCAAGTGGCTGCTTTTGCGTATCTTCACCAGATGTCTGCGAATGTTCTCCATATGTTTTGAATGTAGGGGTCAGCGGGGTGTTTGTTGACAGGCTCCCCCTTTAAGAGGGTCAGTTGTTCTCAGATGAGGTTCAAACAGCACACAgattgtaatacatttttaacaacGTGTTTGTCTTCAGATGTATATGCTGGGTTTTGCAGAGCTGTTTGAAAAATTTAGAAATGAATCAGTGGCCTTTGGACTTTTACTCGAGGCTCAGAAGCACATAAATGCTAAATGCACATAATTCAGGAACATGACATATtagttcctgtgtgtgtgtgtgtgtgtgtgtgtgtgtacctcttcTGACTTGAAGTGCTTGTCAGGGATCGGGTCACTCAGAATGTCCAGGAAGCAGACATTCTCTTTTGGAGTTGGGCTATCTGCAAAAACCTGGGCAACCATCATCAGATCACAATCGTCAGTCATAACAGCCACATACAACTCAACACTACACAACACTGTTTCCCCACCAGTTGGACCACTGGGAGTTTAAACTGGATTTAGTTCTTATTGGACAATTACGACGTACAGTTTTTCATTTGAGCTGCTTTGCAGAACAGGTGTGGTGTGGAAAAACGCGGTTATTCCGGACAGAGGTGCTGTTCcatgtaaattaaaatgttgatgCTAATTAGCATCTGTTGCACAGTGAAACTGTCAGTAGTTCCGTGTTAAGTGGCATGTGAACTTTTGGGGCTGCTCGTCTTTTTAGGTGCAAATAGGATGAATAGGGTGTGTGCTGTGGGATTATTCCGGAAAGTGGGTCGTTACAGAAACTGGTTTTCGGGGATGACATCGGTAGGCAACCTTCACCCGGAGGCCTTCACACGGTGGGGCTGGGCCGGTTGTCATAAAACTCGTCATGATTTCCTGTCATCgaggacaaaaaaaacgagTGACACGCCAGTTCTAACACGCTCAGTGAACCCGTGAAATCCTCTTGAGAATCCTGGTCATATGGCCCGGCCCTTCATTTGCCTCAAGACGTTCTACGCAAAACCCCGCCCTTCACTCATCAGCAACAACAATAAAGACGCACGCTGTAATTAGGCCAAGCGGCCGAGACGGAGCATTAACCTGTCTGAGCCCCTTGAGGTGTTTGCATGCCGCCACTCGCCGAGGGGAACAAGACACAACGGTTAACCTGCTATTTAGCATCATTAGGTCCCGAGTCGCAACAGGCCGGGCTTTTATAGGCCGGTGGCACTTGTGCAGCTTTAATAGCTGTCACATTAAACATTACACAGGCCGGGCACCCCGACACTCCGTCACCCGCCCTCCCGCTGCCTGTGGCGGGGAGGATGTTGCTGCGTGACGCTACCCACGTCCGTTTAGGCGTCCGCGTCACAATGGGATTGCGGAGTGGGGAAAACGACAGAAAGCggcaccccccctcccctcccccccacCCGCCGAAGAGCCGGGCCGCTTAAACGCGGAGCGCCCTGGCAGGCCAGGTCTTGTTTTCTCATAGGCTGCCTCTCAGACGTTCAATTACGTGGAAACAGCCGGATCAGGGAGGGCAACATGGGAATAAACAGCTTGTCTGCTACGGTCCGACTGTGACAGCGTTCCTGGACTTTTCATCTCGCACTGGCGCGAGGCGAGATAAGATTGCAGCGAGCAACTTCTCAAGGTCATTTAAGGTCATTTTGATGGCGCCACACACTTTAAAAGCACTGATTCCTTTTCCAGGGGAAACAGTCTggatgttgtatgtgtgtgtgtgtgtgtgtgtgtgtgtgcgtgtgtgtgctagggagagagagagactcacatTATCGTTGCTTCCATTGTTATTCTCAAAGCGGGTCTCAATCCATATGTTAAGCTTGGGAAGGAAGGAGCActgagaaaggagagagagagagagagccagggaGGGTTTTACATTCAGAGTCCAGTTAGTAAATGCAATGCATTAATGGCGCGTCGGCCTCTGAGATGATGGGTGGGAATACTTACCGAGTACTCTGCAGCCGCGCAGAGTTTAGCATGTGAGcagagagagggacagggaAAGGAGTGGTTAGATACATTCTGTTAACAGTGCCAGTGCGATAAAGCACAGAAGCAGAACCAGGTTTGCTTTTCACAAATACGCGCTCACATTGACTTTTCTAGAACCGTCCTATGtgtccagcaaaaaaaaaaaaaaaggatacagATTCATTTACACACAGGCATGCACACGCTGGCTGCATCATTTTTTAAACGGCATGCATTAACGGTGACTAAAGTAAATTGCACACGCGGTTCATTAGCCGTGCATTAGCAGAGATGGATGGGCTGTGAGTGCAGCGCTGACTCCGTTCGCAGCgctctgtgtgtttctgcgtCTGCGTGCGCGCAGAAACCAGAGAGCGTGGATGCCAGCGTACCGGTGACAGTGTACGGGTAGAAGTTCCAGGCCTTTTCCGTCACGTAGAAAATTCTCGGAATCCATCTTCTCATCCAGTCGGGAAGCTTGCTGTGTGGGATACAGGAAGGGGTAGTAGGGGAGGGGGGGTTAGGTACAGTATGATTGATGCTTGGCATTCTGTAGAGTCAGGAAACGTGGTGCTGTTACAGGCTTTCGAGCactgctgcgtgtgtgtgtgtgtgtgtgtgtgtgtgcaggtgcagACACACCGAGAGAGATTGAAACACTGGTCTGCTGCTGGGTAATACACCGATAGATAATGCCTTACATGCTGTGGATGTCTCAGGCTGACGCGGCAGGACGCCTTTAAAGCGGTATGTAAATATGCCCTTTGTATCAGAGGGCATAAACATCGTGAGGGGAATgggggaataataataataaaaaaagagcgcGATAAGACAAGGTGGGAGAGGGCCTGCTTTCTGGACTTCAGTCAAAAGGTGATGTGGATGGAGGGTCAGATGCATGGATGGCATGACTGGAAAAGACGGATTAGGGTGACATGGGACATATTGTGGCTCTCGGCTGCATCCAGGCCTCTTTCGGAGGCGGAAAATGGCCAGTACCTTTAGGACATTTCAGACCTGGGCCTTAGACAAGTCAAGTAATTAAGCCAGGCAAGGTCATTAACAGATCTCCAGCACCCCCGTGGTGATGAAAGTAGGGTGGCAAATATCAAAAAAGGGGTTAGGAGAGGACACAGAGAATTACTGTGTCATGAGGCAGCAGGAATAGGTTACTGTCAGGGACATGCATACCAGAGGGTGGAGGCTGGGGGGcttgcagcagaaaaaaaaacaaaaaattagaGATTTAATGCCTTGACCGGAGATGTTCTCATTTTAGTCATTGTGGCAAGTATAGGAAATGAAACTATGCAGACTTTGTTGGATTTGCATCTATATTAATGAAGACCATATTAATATAAACAGTagtaaaaggcaaaaaaaacaacttttcatttatttgcatCCAGTGCTCGTCTGATGTACGTTACAGTATTAAAAACTCAAGTTGTCACCAATTGTGACATCAttcatgggggcagtggtggcctagcggttaaggaagcggccccgtaatcagaactttggcggtttgaatcccgatccgccaaggtgccgttgaggtgccgctgagcaaagcaccgtcaccacacactgctccccgggcgcctgtcatggctgcccactgctcaccaagggtgatgggataaatgcttaggacacatttcactgtgtgcaccgtgtgctgtgctgctgtgtatcacaatgacaatcacttcactttattcattCCCCCCCATCATATTGAGATATAATGCACTATTCTTAGTGTTTGAAATAGAAATTTTTATTTCCATAGTTTTTACTGTCAGAGTCGGcagggtgttttattaaaaaaaaaaaagaaccagatAATTTCCCCATCACTCCCCATCTAAGCCTCTTTCACATACTTGTCTCTGTCAcagtttaaaatatgcattttaggAAGCTTTATCATAATTAGCTacattaatcacaattatttcatttaaaaagtgccATTCATTTCCTAGATATTGGACATTACACACtttgtgtcattcctgtgtCATTCTAGTGACGAATTTTCCTTGAGGTGAATTTGTGCACCCATTTTACCTCCATGTTAAGTGTGAAAAGGACATTGGTGTAAACTGGATCAGCTGGAGCTCCTTACCTGCTGAGGTAGATGCGTTTCTCTGTGACCTGGCCGACCCCGTGCACAGGGTGTGTGTCCGGCTCATTCCGCACCACCTCCACGCCCTCGCCCCCGCCGCTCTGCTCACAGCTGTGTTTGCTGATCATGTACAGCTGACCAATCTTGTACTGTGGAGAAACGCGAAAAACTCAACTCTCCTCTTCTGGCCGCCCTGTTTCATACAACtgaagtttttctttctttctttttttttttttttttttacttcaagtCAATATCtttccacacacactgtcatttgTCAAAGGAAAAAGTTTCATTCTCTCTTCTGTGAATGAGAGAGTGAAGTGTGACTTCTTTTTAAGGAAGTAAGCAAAACAATTACCGTGGTTACTGGGCAAAATTGTTATTGATGTGGCTTatgtaattttttcttttttttttttcgagggGGGGTGGAGGTGCTGCAAAGACATTGAAAAATCATTACTCTCAGTCACGGGCTGATGGCTCATCTTGCTGCTGAGAAACACAAAGACCTGCCCAGTGGTCATGAGGAAACGATACAGCCACGAATGCGAATCAGGATTTAACGCAGAACG
This genomic stretch from Denticeps clupeoides chromosome 5, fDenClu1.1, whole genome shotgun sequence harbors:
- the pitpnc1b gene encoding cytoplasmic phosphatidylinositol transfer protein 1b isoform X3 encodes the protein MISKHSCEQSGGGEGVEVVRNEPDTHPVHGVGQVTEKRIYLSSKLPDWMRRWIPRIFYVTEKAWNFYPYTVTEYSCSFLPKLNIWIETRFENNNGSNDNVFADSPTPKENVCFLDILSDPIPDKHFKSEEDLSSWVSKKTARGPLAAGWRNRTEPVMCSYKRVHCSFEVYGFQTRTEEFIHKNIRDILLVGHRQAVAWMDEWHGMSLEEVREFERKQQEETNRRIKTKSTDNNNSEVDSAPRPPFLRSISVQDENSLKKIGLKPADIPDPSSSSSSSSNAPPAGPVRMHSMPE
- the pitpnc1b gene encoding cytoplasmic phosphatidylinositol transfer protein 1b isoform X1, with product MPRRRIALSASASETDVRRRHYKIGQLYMISKHSCEQSGGGEGVEVVRNEPDTHPVHGVGQVTEKRIYLSSKLPDWMRRWIPRIFYVTEKAWNFYPYTVTEYSCSFLPKLNIWIETRFENNNGSNDNVFADSPTPKENVCFLDILSDPIPDKHFKSEEDLSSWVSKKTARGPLAAGWRNRTEPVMCSYKRVHCSFEVYGFQTRTEEFIHKNIRDILLVGHRQAVAWMDEWHGMSLEEVREFERKQQEETNRRIKTKSTDNNNSEVDSAPRPPFLRSISVQDENSLKKIGLKPADIPDPSSSSSSSSNAPPAGPVRMHSMPE
- the pitpnc1b gene encoding cytoplasmic phosphatidylinositol transfer protein 1b isoform X2, which translates into the protein MLMKEYRICMPLTVDEYKIGQLYMISKHSCEQSGGGEGVEVVRNEPDTHPVHGVGQVTEKRIYLSSKLPDWMRRWIPRIFYVTEKAWNFYPYTVTEYSCSFLPKLNIWIETRFENNNGSNDNVFADSPTPKENVCFLDILSDPIPDKHFKSEEDLSSWVSKKTARGPLAAGWRNRTEPVMCSYKRVHCSFEVYGFQTRTEEFIHKNIRDILLVGHRQAVAWMDEWHGMSLEEVREFERKQQEETNRRIKTKSTDNNNSEVDSAPRPPFLRSISVQDENSLKKIGLKPADIPDPSSSSSSSSNAPPAGPVRMHSMPE